Proteins encoded together in one Schumannella luteola window:
- a CDS encoding beta-ketoacyl-ACP reductase, which yields MTSRTVLITGGNRGIGRAIAEEFVAQGHRVAVTARSGEGPEGALTVRADVTDSAALDAAFTEVETKLGPVEVVVANAGITRDMLLMRMSEDDFDAVVDTNLGGAFRVVKRASKGMLKARFGRIVLISSVVGLYGSAGQANYSASKAGLVGFARSITRELGARGITANVVAPGFIETEMTAALPEAQQAEYLKAIPAGRYASANEVARVVAWLAGDDAGYISGAVIPVDGGLGMGH from the coding sequence ATGACCTCTCGCACCGTTCTCATCACCGGCGGCAACCGCGGCATCGGCCGCGCGATCGCGGAGGAGTTCGTGGCCCAGGGCCACCGCGTGGCCGTCACGGCGCGCTCCGGCGAGGGCCCTGAGGGCGCGCTCACGGTGCGGGCGGATGTGACCGACTCGGCCGCGCTCGACGCCGCCTTCACCGAGGTGGAGACGAAGCTCGGCCCGGTCGAGGTCGTCGTCGCGAACGCCGGCATCACCCGCGACATGCTGCTCATGCGCATGAGCGAGGACGACTTCGACGCCGTCGTCGACACGAACCTCGGCGGCGCCTTCCGCGTCGTCAAGCGCGCCTCGAAGGGGATGCTCAAGGCCCGCTTCGGCCGCATCGTGCTGATCTCGAGCGTGGTGGGTCTCTACGGCAGCGCCGGTCAGGCGAACTACTCGGCCTCGAAGGCGGGTCTCGTCGGCTTCGCCCGCTCGATCACTCGCGAGCTCGGCGCCCGCGGCATCACCGCCAACGTCGTCGCCCCCGGCTTCATCGAGACGGAGATGACCGCGGCGCTGCCGGAGGCGCAGCAGGCCGAGTACCTCAAGGCGATCCCCGCCGGCCGCTACGCCAGCGCGAACGAGGTCGCCCGCGTGGTGGCCTGGCTCGCGGGCGACGACGCGGGCTACATCTCCGGCGCCGTCATCCCGGTCGACGGCGGCCTCGGGATGGGGCACTGA
- the serB gene encoding phosphoserine phosphatase SerB, whose amino-acid sequence MPRFLVLLDVDSTLIENEVIELLADEAGSAEAVREVTFRAMNGELDFEQSLRERAATLAGLDEGVFERVGARVEVTRGVPELVAGVHAAGGHVAVVSGGFHEIVDPVAERLGLDHWRANRLEIVAGRLTGGLVGPIIDAAAKSTALREWAAALDVPLSQTIAIGDGANDLDMMSNCGLSIGFDAKAPVRDEAAVLLDERDLSLVLPLLGLPRA is encoded by the coding sequence GTGCCCCGCTTCCTCGTTCTGCTCGACGTCGACTCCACGCTGATCGAGAACGAGGTGATCGAGCTGCTGGCCGACGAGGCCGGCTCCGCCGAGGCGGTGCGCGAGGTCACCTTCCGCGCGATGAACGGCGAGCTCGACTTCGAGCAGAGCCTGCGCGAGCGCGCCGCGACCCTCGCCGGACTCGACGAGGGCGTCTTCGAGCGAGTCGGCGCCCGCGTCGAGGTCACCCGCGGAGTGCCCGAGCTCGTCGCGGGCGTGCACGCCGCCGGCGGTCACGTGGCCGTCGTGTCGGGCGGGTTCCACGAGATCGTCGACCCCGTCGCCGAGCGCCTCGGGCTCGACCACTGGCGCGCCAACCGACTCGAGATCGTCGCCGGCAGGCTGACCGGCGGGCTCGTCGGCCCGATCATCGACGCCGCCGCCAAGTCGACCGCGCTGCGCGAATGGGCCGCCGCGCTCGACGTGCCGCTGAGCCAGACGATCGCGATCGGCGATGGCGCGAACGACCTCGACATGATGTCGAACTGCGGCCTGTCGATCGGCTTCGACGCGAAGGCGCCCGTGCGCGACGAGGCCGCCGTGCTGCTCGACGAGCGCGACCTGTCGCTCGTGCTGCCGCTGCTCGGCCTGCCGCGCGCCTGA
- a CDS encoding ABC-F family ATP-binding cassette domain-containing protein, with product MLAVHDLELRVGARLLMENVNFRVDAGDKIGLVGRNGAGKTTMTKVLAGESLPTAGRIDRTGEIGYLPQDPRSGDPESTARTRILDARGLGQLVIDLRQATEDMASTDAKVSEAAMARYGRVEDRFLAQGGYAAEAEAAAIASNLALPDRILDQPLKTLSGGQRRRIELARILFSGADTMLLDEPTNHLDADSVVWLREFLKGYPGGVIMISHDVELVGETVNKVFYLDANRQVIDVYNMGWKHYLRQREADEERRKKERVNVEKKASQLQQQAARFGAKASKAAAAHQMVARAEKMLSGLDEVRQVDRVAKLRFPEPAACGRTPLAASNLSKSYGSLEIFTSVDLAIDRGSKVVVLGFNGAGKTTLLRMLAGVDAPDTGRIEPGHGLRVGYYAQEHETIDVKRSVLENMKSSSPNLNDTEARKVLGSFLFTGDDGHKPAGVLSGGEKTRLALAMIVVSGANVLLLDEPTNNLDPASREEILSALAGYSGAVVLVSHDPGAVEALNPERVLILPEGVEDHWNKEYAELIELA from the coding sequence CGTGGGCGCCCGCCTGCTCATGGAGAACGTGAACTTCCGCGTCGACGCCGGCGACAAGATCGGCCTCGTCGGCCGCAACGGCGCCGGCAAGACCACGATGACGAAGGTGCTCGCGGGGGAGTCGCTGCCGACCGCCGGACGCATCGACCGCACCGGCGAGATCGGCTACCTGCCGCAGGACCCGCGCTCCGGCGACCCGGAGTCGACCGCGCGCACGCGCATCCTCGACGCCCGCGGTCTCGGCCAGCTCGTGATCGACCTGCGTCAGGCCACCGAGGACATGGCGTCGACGGATGCGAAGGTCAGCGAGGCCGCGATGGCCCGCTACGGTCGCGTCGAAGACCGCTTCCTCGCGCAGGGAGGGTACGCCGCCGAGGCCGAGGCCGCGGCGATCGCGTCGAACCTGGCGCTGCCGGACCGCATCCTCGATCAGCCGCTCAAGACCCTCTCCGGCGGTCAGCGCCGGCGCATCGAGCTCGCGCGCATCCTCTTCTCGGGTGCCGACACGATGCTGCTCGACGAGCCCACCAACCACCTCGACGCCGACAGCGTCGTCTGGCTGCGCGAGTTCCTCAAGGGCTACCCGGGCGGCGTCATCATGATCAGCCACGACGTCGAGCTGGTCGGCGAGACCGTCAACAAGGTCTTCTACCTCGATGCGAACCGCCAGGTCATCGACGTCTACAACATGGGCTGGAAGCACTACCTGCGCCAGCGCGAGGCCGACGAGGAGCGCCGCAAGAAGGAGCGCGTCAACGTCGAGAAGAAGGCCTCGCAGCTGCAGCAGCAGGCCGCCCGCTTCGGCGCGAAGGCCTCGAAGGCCGCCGCCGCGCACCAGATGGTCGCCCGCGCCGAGAAGATGCTCTCCGGCCTCGACGAGGTGCGTCAGGTCGATCGCGTCGCCAAGCTGCGCTTCCCCGAGCCGGCCGCCTGCGGGCGCACGCCGCTCGCGGCATCCAACCTCTCGAAGAGCTACGGCTCGCTCGAGATCTTCACGAGCGTCGACCTCGCGATCGACCGCGGCTCGAAGGTCGTCGTGCTCGGCTTCAACGGCGCCGGCAAGACGACCCTGCTGCGCATGCTCGCCGGCGTGGATGCGCCCGACACGGGCCGCATCGAGCCGGGCCACGGCCTGCGCGTCGGCTACTACGCGCAGGAGCACGAGACGATCGACGTGAAGCGCAGCGTGCTCGAGAACATGAAGAGCTCGTCGCCGAACCTCAACGACACCGAGGCCCGCAAGGTGCTCGGCTCGTTCCTGTTCACCGGCGACGACGGCCACAAGCCGGCGGGCGTGCTGTCGGGCGGCGAGAAGACCCGCCTGGCTCTGGCGATGATCGTCGTCTCGGGCGCGAACGTGCTGCTGCTCGACGAGCCGACGAACAACCTCGACCCCGCGAGCCGCGAGGAGATCCTGTCGGCGCTGGCCGGCTACTCGGGCGCGGTCGTGCTCGTCTCGCACGACCCGGGCGCGGTCGAGGCGCTCAACCCCGAGCGCGTGCTGATCCTGCCCGAGGGCGTCGAAGACCACTGGAACAAGGAGTACGCCGAGCTGATCGAGCTCGCATAG
- the glgC gene encoding glucose-1-phosphate adenylyltransferase, with the protein MASKKIFGIVLAGGEGKRLMPLTADRAKPAVPFAGGYRLIDFALSNLVNSGLRQVVVLTQYKSHSLDRHVSQTWRLSGMLGAYVASVPAQQRLGKRWFSGSADAILQSLNLLRDEKPDIVVVVGADHVYRMDFSQMIDAHIASGAGVTVAAIRQPISLADQFGVIQTDADDPTRIAEFLEKPKNAVGLADSPGEVLASMGNYVFDADVLMDAVIRDGEKPDSNHDMGGDIVPDFVSRGEAAVYDLNRNEVPGSTDRDKFYWRDVGTIDSFFEAHQDLISALPVFNLYNRDWPIFSQQLNSPPAKFVRDESGAIGTVIDSIVSLGVVVVGGHVERSVVGPWTTIGSGAKLSDSIVFDQVTIGAGAVVQRAILDKEVTVSPGAQIGVDHDADRARGFTVTDSGITVVGKGERVD; encoded by the coding sequence ATGGCATCGAAGAAGATCTTCGGAATCGTTCTGGCTGGGGGCGAGGGGAAGAGGCTGATGCCTCTCACCGCCGACCGCGCCAAGCCCGCGGTCCCGTTCGCCGGCGGCTACCGACTGATCGACTTCGCGTTGTCGAACCTCGTGAACTCCGGCCTGCGGCAGGTCGTCGTGCTGACGCAGTACAAGTCGCACTCGCTCGACCGCCACGTCTCGCAGACCTGGCGCCTCTCGGGCATGCTCGGCGCCTACGTCGCCTCGGTGCCGGCACAGCAGCGTCTCGGCAAGCGCTGGTTCAGCGGCTCGGCCGACGCGATCCTGCAGAGCCTCAACCTGCTGCGCGACGAGAAGCCCGACATCGTGGTCGTGGTCGGCGCCGATCACGTCTACCGCATGGACTTCAGCCAGATGATCGACGCGCACATCGCCTCGGGCGCGGGCGTCACGGTGGCGGCGATCCGCCAGCCGATCTCGCTCGCCGACCAGTTCGGGGTCATCCAGACCGACGCCGACGATCCGACGAGGATCGCCGAGTTCCTCGAGAAGCCGAAGAACGCGGTCGGGCTCGCCGACTCGCCCGGCGAGGTGCTCGCCTCGATGGGCAACTACGTCTTCGACGCCGACGTGCTGATGGATGCGGTCATCCGCGACGGCGAGAAGCCCGACTCGAACCATGACATGGGCGGCGACATCGTTCCCGACTTCGTGTCGCGCGGCGAGGCGGCGGTCTACGACCTCAACCGCAACGAGGTGCCCGGCTCGACCGATCGCGACAAGTTCTACTGGCGCGATGTGGGCACGATCGACAGCTTCTTCGAGGCCCACCAGGACCTCATCTCGGCGCTGCCGGTGTTCAACCTCTACAACCGCGACTGGCCGATCTTCAGCCAGCAGCTCAACTCGCCGCCGGCGAAGTTCGTGCGTGACGAGAGCGGCGCGATCGGCACCGTCATCGACTCCATCGTCTCGCTCGGCGTCGTGGTCGTGGGCGGGCACGTCGAGCGCAGCGTCGTCGGCCCGTGGACCACGATCGGCTCCGGCGCGAAGCTCAGCGACTCGATCGTCTTCGACCAGGTGACGATCGGCGCGGGCGCCGTGGTGCAGCGGGCGATCCTCGACAAGGAGGTCACGGTCTCCCCCGGGGCGCAGATCGGCGTCGATCACGACGCGGATCGCGCCCGCGGCTTCACCGTGACCGACTCGGGGATCACTGTGGTCGGCAAGGGCGAGCGCGTCGACTGA
- a CDS encoding DUF3099 domain-containing protein, translated as MRHESAAVTELPISPEQERRSRMIKYVVAMSIRVVCIILCVVVKGWWLVLPIAGAVFLPYFAVVVANATGPRTTRRVARPGAIVKASRRDHDT; from the coding sequence ATGCGCCACGAGTCCGCCGCCGTCACCGAGCTCCCGATCTCACCCGAGCAGGAGCGACGATCGCGCATGATCAAGTACGTCGTGGCGATGTCGATCCGCGTGGTGTGCATCATCCTCTGCGTCGTCGTGAAGGGATGGTGGCTGGTGCTGCCGATCGCCGGTGCGGTCTTCCTGCCCTATTTCGCCGTGGTCGTCGCGAACGCGACCGGCCCCCGCACGACCCGGCGCGTCGCCCGACCCGGCGCCATCGTCAAGGCCTCGCGACGGGACCACGACACGTGA
- a CDS encoding SURF1 family protein — protein MSAIVRFLRRWGGYLALVIVFAIACALLSNWQWDRRAEAVAAIQRVVDNYDAKPVAVDTVLPELDSWKLDDEWTPVTLTGRYLRSEQALVRNRPLEGNPGWEVLVPLQLDDGRVFLVDRGWISVGDKQDLPDSIPAAPKGEVTVVARLKASEPTIGASTSSKGQLATIHLPTVAEHLGDRPTYTGAYGLLASESPSAATPTLSKKPDPDEGPHLSYALQWIAFGILAFVGLVWAVRRERRIAREEAAERAGIPKPEPKRPKRLSDADIEDELLDSVR, from the coding sequence ATGAGCGCGATCGTCCGGTTCCTGCGGCGCTGGGGCGGCTATCTCGCCCTCGTGATCGTCTTCGCGATCGCCTGCGCGCTGCTGTCGAACTGGCAGTGGGACCGCCGCGCCGAGGCCGTCGCGGCGATCCAGCGCGTCGTCGACAACTACGACGCGAAGCCGGTCGCCGTCGACACCGTGCTGCCCGAGCTCGACTCGTGGAAGCTCGACGACGAGTGGACCCCCGTGACGCTCACCGGCCGCTACCTGCGCAGCGAGCAGGCGCTCGTGCGCAACCGGCCGCTCGAGGGCAACCCGGGATGGGAGGTGCTGGTGCCGCTGCAGCTCGACGACGGCCGGGTGTTCCTCGTCGACCGCGGCTGGATCTCGGTCGGCGACAAGCAGGACCTGCCCGACAGCATCCCGGCCGCGCCGAAGGGCGAGGTCACGGTCGTCGCGCGGCTCAAGGCGAGCGAGCCGACCATCGGCGCGAGCACCTCGTCGAAGGGGCAGCTCGCCACGATCCACCTGCCGACCGTCGCCGAGCACCTCGGCGATCGACCCACCTACACCGGCGCCTACGGCCTGCTGGCGAGCGAGAGCCCCTCGGCGGCGACGCCGACGCTGTCGAAGAAGCCCGACCCCGACGAGGGGCCGCATCTCTCCTACGCGCTGCAGTGGATCGCCTTCGGCATCCTCGCGTTCGTCGGCCTCGTCTGGGCCGTGCGGCGCGAGCGTCGCATCGCCCGCGAGGAGGCGGCTGAGCGCGCCGGGATCCCGAAGCCCGAGCCGAAGCGGCCCAAGCGGCTCAGCGACGCCGACATCGAGGACGAGCTGCTCGACAGCGTGCGCTGA